The following proteins come from a genomic window of Pseudomonas sp. WJP1:
- the modB gene encoding molybdate ABC transporter permease subunit, giving the protein MSLSSADFSAIWLTLKLASLTTVILLLVGTPLALWLSRTQSWLRGPVGAIVALPLVLPPTVIGFYLLLALGPHGFVGQFTQSLGLGTLTFSFAGLVIGSVLYSMPFVVQPLQNAFSAIGSRPLEVAATLRAGPWDTFFSVTLPLARPGFITASILGFAHTVGEFGVVLMIGGNIPDKTRVVSVQIYDHVEAMEYAQAHWLAGVMLVFSFAVLLALYSSRKTKAGWS; this is encoded by the coding sequence ATGTCGCTCTCGAGTGCCGACTTTTCCGCCATCTGGCTGACCCTGAAACTGGCGTCCCTGACGACCGTCATCCTGTTGCTGGTCGGCACTCCGCTGGCGTTATGGCTCTCGCGCACCCAATCCTGGTTGCGCGGCCCGGTCGGGGCGATCGTCGCCCTGCCCCTGGTGCTGCCGCCCACGGTGATTGGTTTCTATCTGTTGCTGGCGCTCGGCCCCCACGGGTTTGTCGGCCAGTTCACCCAATCCCTGGGGCTGGGCACCCTTACCTTCAGTTTCGCAGGCTTGGTGATCGGTTCGGTGCTGTACTCGATGCCGTTCGTGGTCCAGCCGCTGCAAAACGCTTTTTCCGCCATTGGCAGCCGCCCGCTGGAAGTGGCCGCGACCCTGCGTGCCGGTCCCTGGGACACATTTTTCAGCGTCACCCTGCCCCTGGCCCGACCCGGTTTCATCACCGCGTCCATCCTCGGCTTTGCCCACACCGTCGGCGAATTCGGCGTGGTGCTGATGATCGGCGGCAACATCCCCGACAAGACCCGGGTGGTCTCGGTGCAGATCTACGATCACGTCGAAGCCATGGAATATGCCCAGGCCCACTGGCTGGCCGGGGTCATGCTGGTGTTCTCTTTTGCGGTGTTGCTGGCGCTGTACTCCAGCCGTAAAACCAAAGCGGGCTGGAGCTGA
- the modC gene encoding molybdenum ABC transporter ATP-binding protein, protein MIQMRLKLSYPGFALDVDLQLPGRGVTALFGHSGSGKTTCLRCIAGLERADEGFIQVNEQLWQDSAKGIFVPPHKRALGYVFQEASLFPHLSVLANLQFGLKRIPKPQRRVDMAHATELLGISHLLDRHPQHLSGGERQRVGMARALLTSPTLLLMDEPLAALDAQRKSEILPYLQRLHDELDIPVLYVSHSQDEVAQLADHIVLLSDGKALASGPIGQTLARLDLPLALGDDAGVVIQGHVAAYDAHYQLLTLQLPDTDLNIRVTHTPMAAGQALRCKVQARDVSLSLQGDYQSSILNRLPVTVVSEMPADNSAHVLVRLDAEGSPLLARITRYSRDHLHLHPGQRLWAQIKAVAVLA, encoded by the coding sequence ATGATTCAAATGCGCTTGAAGCTGAGTTATCCGGGGTTCGCCCTCGATGTCGATTTGCAGTTGCCCGGCCGTGGGGTGACGGCGCTGTTCGGGCACTCCGGTTCTGGCAAGACCACTTGCCTGCGCTGCATCGCCGGGCTGGAACGGGCCGACGAGGGATTTATCCAGGTCAACGAGCAGCTGTGGCAAGACAGCGCCAAGGGGATTTTCGTCCCACCGCACAAGCGCGCACTGGGTTACGTGTTTCAGGAAGCCAGCCTGTTCCCTCATCTGTCGGTGCTGGCCAACCTGCAATTCGGCCTCAAGCGCATCCCCAAACCCCAGCGCCGGGTTGACATGGCACACGCAACCGAGCTGCTGGGCATCAGTCATCTGCTCGACCGGCATCCGCAGCACCTTTCCGGCGGCGAACGCCAGCGCGTCGGCATGGCACGCGCCCTGCTCACCAGCCCGACACTGCTGTTGATGGACGAACCCCTGGCAGCGCTGGACGCACAACGCAAAAGCGAGATCCTGCCTTACCTGCAACGCCTGCACGATGAGCTGGACATCCCGGTGCTCTATGTCAGCCACTCCCAGGATGAAGTCGCTCAACTGGCCGACCACATCGTCCTGCTCAGCGACGGCAAGGCACTGGCCAGCGGCCCCATCGGCCAGACCCTGGCACGCCTGGACTTGCCCCTGGCGCTGGGTGACGACGCCGGCGTTGTGATCCAGGGGCATGTCGCTGCCTATGACGCCCATTACCAGTTGTTGACGCTACAACTGCCCGATACCGACCTGAACATTCGCGTGACGCACACGCCGATGGCCGCGGGCCAGGCGTTGCGATGCAAGGTCCAGGCGCGGGATGTCAGCCTCAGCCTGCAAGGCGATTACCAAAGCAGCATCCTCAATCGCCTGCCAGTCACGGTGGTCAGTGAAATGCCTGCCGACAACAGCGCCCATGTGCTGGTGCGCCTGGACGCCGAGGGCAGCCCTTTGCTGGCGCGTATCACCCGCTATTCGCGGGACCACTTGCACCTGCACCCGGGCCAGCGACTCTGGGCGCAGATCAAGGCCGTGGCCGTGCTGGCATAA
- a CDS encoding DNA topoisomerase IB — protein MPDALPRDLHYVDDTQPGITRRKLRGKFCYFDPTGQRIVDPQEIQRINALAVPPAYTDVWICTDPRGHLQATGRDARGRKQYRYHPRWREVRDSDKYSRLRDFGLALPKLRKQLEALLEAPGLSRDKVMATVITLLDATLIRVGNTQYARDNRSYGLTTLRNRHVEVNGSAILFQFRGKSGVEHQITVKDRRLARIIKRCQEIPGQNLFQYLDENGERHTITSADVNTYLQTLTGADFTAKDYRTWAGSVLALAVLRELEWQPESQAKQHVVAMVKDVARQLGNTPAVCRKCYIHPAVLEGFVLGALAQLPRPRVRKGLRAEEVGLAMLLEKMAVEPTN, from the coding sequence ATGCCCGATGCACTGCCCCGTGACCTGCATTACGTCGATGACACCCAACCGGGCATCACCCGTCGGAAACTGCGCGGCAAATTCTGTTATTTCGACCCCACTGGCCAGCGCATCGTCGACCCGCAGGAAATTCAGCGCATCAATGCCCTGGCGGTGCCGCCGGCCTACACCGACGTGTGGATCTGCACCGACCCGCGCGGTCACCTGCAAGCCACCGGCCGCGACGCCCGCGGGCGCAAGCAGTACCGCTACCACCCGCGCTGGCGCGAGGTGCGCGACAGCGACAAATACTCGCGCCTGCGGGATTTCGGCCTGGCCCTGCCAAAGTTGCGCAAACAACTGGAAGCCTTGCTGGAGGCACCGGGCTTGAGCCGCGACAAGGTCATGGCCACCGTTATCACCTTGCTCGACGCGACGCTGATCCGCGTCGGCAATACCCAGTACGCGCGAGACAACCGCTCCTACGGCCTGACCACCCTGCGCAACCGGCATGTGGAGGTCAACGGCAGCGCAATCCTGTTCCAGTTTCGCGGCAAGAGTGGCGTCGAACATCAAATCACCGTAAAGGACCGGCGACTGGCGCGGATCATCAAGCGCTGCCAGGAGATTCCCGGGCAAAACCTGTTTCAGTACCTCGATGAAAACGGTGAGCGACACACCATCACGTCCGCCGACGTCAACACCTACCTGCAAACCCTGACCGGCGCCGACTTCACCGCCAAGGATTACCGCACCTGGGCCGGCAGCGTCCTGGCCCTGGCCGTGTTGCGCGAGCTGGAGTGGCAACCCGAATCACAGGCCAAACAGCACGTGGTGGCGATGGTCAAGGACGTTGCCAGGCAGTTGGGCAACACCCCGGCAGTCTGCCGCAAGTGCTACATCCACCCGGCGGTGCTCGAGGGTTTTGTGCTCGGCGCCCTGGCGCAACTGCCAAGGCCGAGGGTGCGTAAAGGCCTGCGGGCGGAGGAAGTCGGGCTGGCGATGCTGCTGGAGAAAATGGCCGTTGAGCCGACGAACTGA